The proteins below come from a single Bacteroidales bacterium WCE2004 genomic window:
- a CDS encoding sulfide dehydrogenase (flavoprotein) subunit SudA, translated as MANRIPRVPVREQDPKVRATNFDEVCYGYNKEEALLEASRCLNCKNPRCMTACPVSLQIPRFIAQLAAGDIAGAAAVIAEDSSLPAVCGRVCPQETQCEGSCVLGVKGEPVAIGKLERFVADYSREQGKPAAENAGAKPKNGHKVAVIGSGPAGLACASDLAKWGYDVTVFEALHKAGGVLEYGIPEFRLPKDKVLKHEIDDVRALGVKIETNVIAGRTITVDSLMDDEGFEAVFIGTGAGLPKFMNIPGENLNGVFSANEFLTRNNLMKAWREDYLTPIHAGKKVCVVGGGNVAMDAARTALRLGAEVHIVYRRTEAELPARREEVHHAAEEGIIFDMLTNPVEVIGDEKGWVKALKCVKMELGEPDESGRRSPVAIPGSEFEIPTETVIMALGTSPNPLISKTTKGLETNRRGCLVANEEGATTRPGVFAGGDAVTGAATVILAMGAGRTAAKAIDKYLKQA; from the coding sequence ATGGCAAACAGGATTCCCCGTGTACCGGTGCGCGAACAGGACCCGAAGGTCCGTGCCACCAATTTCGATGAAGTGTGCTATGGCTATAACAAGGAGGAGGCGCTCCTCGAAGCGTCCCGCTGCCTGAACTGCAAGAATCCCCGCTGTATGACGGCCTGCCCGGTCAGCCTACAGATCCCGCGCTTCATCGCGCAGCTGGCTGCCGGCGACATCGCCGGCGCCGCCGCCGTAATCGCAGAAGATTCTTCGCTGCCCGCCGTCTGCGGCCGCGTGTGCCCGCAGGAGACGCAGTGCGAAGGCAGCTGCGTGCTGGGCGTCAAGGGCGAGCCGGTCGCGATCGGCAAGCTCGAGCGTTTCGTGGCCGACTATTCCCGTGAGCAGGGCAAGCCCGCCGCCGAGAATGCCGGCGCCAAGCCCAAGAATGGCCACAAGGTGGCCGTGATCGGGTCGGGCCCTGCCGGCCTCGCCTGCGCCAGCGACCTCGCCAAGTGGGGCTATGACGTCACCGTGTTCGAGGCCCTCCACAAGGCCGGCGGCGTGCTGGAATATGGCATTCCGGAGTTCCGTCTGCCCAAGGACAAGGTGCTCAAGCACGAGATCGACGACGTGCGTGCGCTCGGCGTCAAGATCGAGACCAACGTCATCGCCGGCCGTACGATTACGGTCGACTCCCTGATGGACGACGAAGGCTTCGAGGCCGTCTTCATCGGCACCGGCGCCGGTCTGCCCAAATTCATGAACATCCCAGGAGAGAACCTCAACGGTGTCTTCTCCGCCAACGAATTCCTCACCCGCAACAACCTCATGAAGGCCTGGCGCGAGGACTACCTGACCCCGATCCACGCCGGCAAGAAGGTGTGCGTGGTCGGCGGCGGCAACGTCGCGATGGACGCGGCCCGCACCGCCCTGCGCCTCGGCGCCGAGGTGCACATCGTCTATCGCCGCACGGAAGCCGAGCTTCCCGCCCGCCGCGAGGAGGTGCACCACGCAGCCGAGGAAGGCATCATCTTCGACATGCTGACCAACCCGGTCGAGGTCATCGGCGACGAGAAGGGCTGGGTCAAGGCCCTCAAGTGCGTCAAGATGGAGCTCGGCGAGCCCGACGAGAGCGGCCGCCGCAGCCCGGTGGCGATTCCCGGTTCGGAATTCGAGATCCCGACCGAGACCGTGATCATGGCCCTCGGCACCTCGCCCAACCCGCTCATCTCCAAGACCACGAAGGGTCTGGAGACCAACCGTCGCGGCTGCCTCGTGGCCAATGAGGAAGGCGCGACCACCCGTCCGGGCGTGTTCGCGGGCGGCGACGCCGTGACGGGCGCAGCCACCGTGATCCTGGCTATGGGCGCCGGCCGCACGGCCGCCAAGGCCATCGACAAGTATCTGAAGCAGGCATAA
- a CDS encoding Uncharacterized membrane-anchored protein YitT, contains DUF161 and DUF2179 domains, with protein sequence MKLQSLIAPLRTAKFWKELSIMTVGMFIAAASVYYFLVPSKIVVGSISGLSIVISALFENAGIAIKVSTVVLVINAILLVLAYFLIGKEFGIKTCYTALILGPMMDLWEKICPNERLIAPGTTSVMGDLWFDLICFVLILSMSQAIMFRINASTGGLDILAKIVNKYFHFDIGLSVTIAGVVICCTAFFVNPFRLVIIGLIGTWINGLIVDYFMASLSRRKRVCIISDEHEVIRDYIVNKIVRGCSLYEVTGGYKGEKRMEIQSLLTKDEFADLMKFIRDNKIQAFITAGNVSEVYGLWSEHKRHRV encoded by the coding sequence ATGAAACTGCAATCCCTGATAGCTCCTCTCAGAACTGCCAAGTTCTGGAAGGAGCTTTCTATCATGACCGTCGGCATGTTCATCGCCGCGGCCTCCGTCTATTATTTCCTCGTCCCGAGCAAGATCGTCGTGGGCAGCATCTCCGGTCTGTCCATCGTGATCAGCGCGCTGTTCGAGAATGCAGGCATCGCGATCAAGGTCTCGACCGTCGTGCTCGTCATCAACGCCATCCTGCTGGTGCTGGCCTATTTCCTCATCGGCAAGGAGTTCGGCATCAAGACGTGCTACACGGCCCTGATCCTGGGTCCGATGATGGACCTGTGGGAGAAGATCTGCCCCAACGAGCGGCTCATCGCCCCCGGGACCACGTCCGTGATGGGCGACCTCTGGTTCGACCTGATCTGCTTCGTGCTCATCCTGAGCATGTCGCAGGCCATCATGTTCCGGATCAACGCGTCGACCGGCGGGCTGGACATCCTGGCCAAGATCGTCAACAAGTATTTCCACTTCGACATCGGTCTCTCGGTGACGATCGCCGGCGTGGTCATCTGCTGCACGGCGTTCTTCGTGAACCCGTTCCGCCTGGTGATCATCGGCCTGATCGGCACCTGGATCAACGGCCTGATCGTGGACTACTTCATGGCGAGCCTCAGCCGGCGAAAACGCGTCTGCATCATCTCCGACGAGCACGAGGTCATCCGCGACTACATCGTCAACAAGATCGTGCGCGGCTGCTCCCTCTACGAAGTCACGGGCGGCTACAAGGGCGAGAAGCGGATGGAGATCCAGAGCCTGCTGACCAAGGACGAGTTCGCCGACCTGATGAAGTTCATCCGGGACAACAAGATCCAGGCGTTCATCACCGCCGGCAACGTCAGCGAGGTCTACGGCCTCTGGTCCGAACACAAACGACACCGTGTATAG